Proteins encoded within one genomic window of Corvus hawaiiensis isolate bCorHaw1 chromosome 9, bCorHaw1.pri.cur, whole genome shotgun sequence:
- the EPHX4 gene encoding epoxide hydrolase 4 isoform X1 encodes MARPGAACPPPARRVMVAARALLFWALVYSYCGVCACIAGLRLLWSIGRRPGETFRWVVRENPPSCLNDPSLGTHCYVRIKDSGLRFHYVAAGERGKPLMLLLHGFPEFWYSWRHQLREFKSEYRVVALDLRGYGETDAPPHKENYKLDCLIADIKDILESLGYNKCVLIGHDWGGMIAWLVAICYPEMVTKLIVVNFPHPSVFTEYILRHPSQLIKSGYYFFFQMPWFPEFMFTLNDFKVLKSLFTSQATGIGRKGCRLTAEDIEAYLYVFSQPGALTGPINHYRTIFSCLPLQHHEVIMPTLLLWGERDAFMEVEMAEITRIYVKNHFRLTILSEASHWLQQDQPDIVNKLIWTFLKEEIKRKRE; translated from the exons ATGGCGAGACCAGGAGCTGCGTGCCCTCCGCCCGCCCGCCGGGTGATGGTGGCCGCCCGGGCGCTGCTCTTCTGGGCACTGGTTTACAGCTACTGCGGAGTGTGCGCCTGCATCGCCGGGCTGCGGCTGCTCTGGAGCATCGGCCGGCGGCCGGGCGAGACCTTCCGCTGGGTGGTGCGGGAGAACCCCCCCTCCTGCCTCAACGACCCCTCCCTGGGCACCCACTGCTACGTCCGCATCAAG gattcaGGGTTACGATTCCACTATGTGGCTGCTGGAGAAAGGGGCAAACCACTCATGCTGCTGCTTCATGGCTTTCCAGAATTCTG GTATTCTTGGCGCCATCAATTGCGGGAATTTAAAAGTGAATATCGAGTGGTGGCCCTGGATTTGAGAGGTTATGGAGAAACAGATGCTCCTCCTCACAAAGAAAATTACAAGTTAGATTGCCTGATAGCAGACATAAAGGATATTTTGGAATCTCTAG GATATAACAAGTGTGTGTTGATTGGCCATGACTGGGGAGGAATGATCGCTTGGTTAGTGGCCATATGTTACCCTGAAATGGTGACTAAGCTGATTGTGGTTAATTTCCCTCATCCTTCTGTATTTACAG aatacATTCTACGACATCCATCACAATTGATTAAATCTGGTTACTACTTCTTTTTCCAAATGCCATGGTTTCCTGAATTCATGTTTACACTAAATGATTTCAAG GTTCTGAAAAGTTTATTTACCAGCCAGGCCACTGGAATTGGAAGGAAAGGCTGCAGATTAACTGCAGAAGATATTGAAGCTTATCTCTATGTCTTTTCACAACCTGGAGCATTAACAGGACCCATTAACCATTACAGAACTATTTTCAG ctgcCTACCTCTGCAGCACCATGAAGTCATCATGCCAACCCTGCTGTTATGGGGAGAAAGAGATGCATTTATGGAAGTTGAGATGGCAGAAATTACAAGGATTTATGTTAAAAATCATTTCAGATTAACTATTTTGTCAGAAGCCAGTCATTGGCTCCAGCAGGATCAACCTGATATAGTGAACAAGTTGATATGGACCTTTCTTAaggaagagataaaaagaaaaagagaatga
- the EPHX4 gene encoding epoxide hydrolase 4 isoform X2, translating to MARPGAACPPPARRVMVAARALLFWALVYSYCGVCACIAGLRLLWSIGRRPGETFRWVVRENPPSCLNDPSLGTHCYVRIKDSGLRFHYVAAGERGKPLMLLLHGFPEFWYSWRHQLREFKSEYRVVALDLRGYGETDAPPHKENYKLDCLIADIKDILESLGYNKCVLIGHDWGGMIAWLVAICYPEMVTKLIVVNFPHPSVFTEYILRHPSQLIKSGYYFFFQMPWFPEFMFTLNDFKVLKSLFTSQATGIGRKGCRLTAEDIEAYLYVFSQPGALTGPINHYRTIFSTNLKDCIKKSGIELVFPLLSPVFSSDKCPACFSNTRPASQYPLK from the exons ATGGCGAGACCAGGAGCTGCGTGCCCTCCGCCCGCCCGCCGGGTGATGGTGGCCGCCCGGGCGCTGCTCTTCTGGGCACTGGTTTACAGCTACTGCGGAGTGTGCGCCTGCATCGCCGGGCTGCGGCTGCTCTGGAGCATCGGCCGGCGGCCGGGCGAGACCTTCCGCTGGGTGGTGCGGGAGAACCCCCCCTCCTGCCTCAACGACCCCTCCCTGGGCACCCACTGCTACGTCCGCATCAAG gattcaGGGTTACGATTCCACTATGTGGCTGCTGGAGAAAGGGGCAAACCACTCATGCTGCTGCTTCATGGCTTTCCAGAATTCTG GTATTCTTGGCGCCATCAATTGCGGGAATTTAAAAGTGAATATCGAGTGGTGGCCCTGGATTTGAGAGGTTATGGAGAAACAGATGCTCCTCCTCACAAAGAAAATTACAAGTTAGATTGCCTGATAGCAGACATAAAGGATATTTTGGAATCTCTAG GATATAACAAGTGTGTGTTGATTGGCCATGACTGGGGAGGAATGATCGCTTGGTTAGTGGCCATATGTTACCCTGAAATGGTGACTAAGCTGATTGTGGTTAATTTCCCTCATCCTTCTGTATTTACAG aatacATTCTACGACATCCATCACAATTGATTAAATCTGGTTACTACTTCTTTTTCCAAATGCCATGGTTTCCTGAATTCATGTTTACACTAAATGATTTCAAG GTTCTGAAAAGTTTATTTACCAGCCAGGCCACTGGAATTGGAAGGAAAGGCTGCAGATTAACTGCAGAAGATATTGAAGCTTATCTCTATGTCTTTTCACAACCTGGAGCATTAACAGGACCCATTAACCATTACAGAACTATTTTCAG CACTAACTTGAAGGACTGTATCAAGAAGAGTGGCATTgaacttgtttttcctttactgTCTCCAGTCTTCAGCAGTGATAAATGTCCTGCATGCTTCTCTAACACAAGACCAGCTTCCCAATATCCTTTAAAATGA
- the BRDT gene encoding bromodomain testis-specific protein, producing MSVQSQHLSSIINPPPPEYINNQSSGCQTNQLQYLQRVVMRAMWRHNFSWPFHQPVDAAALNLPDYYTIIKKPMDLGTIKKRLEHNYYTKAAECIEDFKTMFWNCYMYNKPGDDIVFMAEELEKVFMQKIAHMPPEERLVSLNKGKRKGKKTEEPQQPNPGTSNEQSSNEKQAESSEQPPVMTREQQQVPLAPLSAAQLAALMPAAVSITKAKKGVKRKADTTTPSTSIVTASGESSAMFNERKAVKARGGENECMVTNKLLNRSFSDSQQPPGIIKKFQLSEQLKHCNAILKEMFSKKHAAYAWPFLKPLDVASFSTGANQAIAKFPTDLGTIKKKMDNFEYSDIQEFATDVRLMFMSCYKHNSPDHEIVAMARKLQDVFEMHFAKIPDEPVASDHLPQPMREMTEAYSSESSNDNSSEEKSSEDSEEERKVHLGKLQEQLKALHQQLWLLTKACLSRPEKKKGKAKSKKRKNKEKAEIKSLIQKKKNLKYMKKSKKKLSLNIQSKKTMQQILLAHKSEVEDAAKPMNYDEKRQLSLDINKLPGDKLGKVVHIIQSREPALRNSNPDEIEIDFETLNASTLRELEKYVATCLKKKQRKQDKNPTKSKEELNSERKQELEKRLLDVNGQLNPKKESFKVENNAESSTEPSRLSDSSSSSDSGSSTSSDSSSSDSSDSESETCSKQTGARQNCPASTEKSKRTSCNAVLQAQPSSLTSSLQNHGSSELQQQPPNAPQTFQFRSLNPSEQNAQTLSGIITAVPALHDAPHQQTPQSTPKTTQSSVTHSRNALPEVSNTIFQVDSADWSKQAEQTRHLDKSNKLQNKTCVRTADLTSISQEQSHCIPDDKCNDKNVLEPMSELLPRKDTEFKTIDSWVSLCKTMKIPAPIKASAESFNQFRDAVLKRTEQVQELKRPLVQAEKELQNLPQENKRDHESTGVDAMAATDCELEKEIHNSKLPKAQQHILDQDRNLARKMEQERRRKEATAWIIDVNLQRDIMASFEEYLE from the exons ATGTCTGTTCAAAGTCAACACCTTTCCAGTATTATTAACCCTCCTCCACCAGAATACATAAATAACCAAAGTAGTGGATGTCAAACAAACCAACTTCAGTACTTACAGAGGGTGGTCATGAGAGCCATGTGGAGACACAACTTTTCCTGGCCGTTTCACCAACCTGTAgatgcagcagcactgaatcTTCCT GATTATTACACTATCATAAAGAAACCTATGGACTTAGGCACCATAAAAAAGCGTCTGGAACATAATTACTAcacaaaagctgcagaatgCATTGAAGATTTTAAAACTATGTTCTGGAACTGCTACATGTATAACAAG CCAGGTGATGACATTGTGTTTATGGCTGAAGAACTAGAAAAAGTGTTTATGCAGAAAATAGCCCATATGCCCCCAGAAGAAAGACTAGTGAGTCTCaataaaggaaagagaaaaggaaagaagacagaaG AACCACAGCAGCCCAACCCTGGGACTTCAAATGAACAAAGCTCAAATGAGAAACAAGCTGAAAGCAGTGAGCAGCCTCCAGTGATGACTCGAGAGCAACAGCAGGTTCCACTGGCTCCTTTGtctgcagctcagctggctgCTTTAATGCCAGCTGCAGTCTCTATAACAAAA GCAAAAAAAGGTGTGAAAAGGAAGGCTGACACTACAACTCCTAGTACTTCAATAGTGACAGCAAGTGGTGAATCTTCTGCAAtgtttaatgaaagaaaagctgttaaaGCACGTGGAGGTGAAAATGAATGTATGGTAACAAACAAGCTTCTGAATAGATCCTTTTCAGATTCTCAACAGCCACCTGGAATTATTAAAAAGTTTCAGTTGTCAGAACAACTAAAACATTGTAATGCAATacttaaagaaatgttttcaaagaaacatGCAGCATATGCATGGCCTTTCTTAAAACCTCTAGATGTGGCATCTTTCTCCACTGGTGCGAACCAAGCAATTGCCAAATTTCCTACAGACCTAGGAACCATTAAA aAGAAAATGGATAACTTTGAATATAGTGATATACAAGAATTTGCTACAGATGTTAGATTAATGTTCATGAGCTGCTACAAACATAATTCTCCAGACCATGAAATAGTTGCTATGGCAAGAAAACTTCAG GATGTTTTTGAAATGCACTTTGCTAAAATTCCTGATGAGCCTGTTGCAAGTGATCATCTGCCACAGCCTATGAGAGAAATGACAGAAGCTTATTCCAGTGAAAGTAGTAATGATaactcttcagaagaaaaatcatctgaagactctgaagaggaaagaaaagtgcACTTAGGAAAGCTTCAGGAGCAG cTTAAAGCTCTTCACCAGCAGTTGTGGCTTTTGACCAAAGCATGCTTATCTagaccagaaaagaaaaaagggaaggctaaaagtaagaaaagaaagaacaaggaaaaagctgaaataaaaagcttgattcaaaagaagaaaaatctgaaatacatGAAGAAATCTAAGAAAAAGCTGTCATTAAACAT TCAATCAAAGAAAACCATGCAGCAGATCTTGTTGGCACATAAGTCAGAAGTTGAAGATGCTGCCAAACCTATGAATTATGATGAAAAACGACAGTTGAGTTTGGACATAAATAAACTCCCTGGAGATAAGCTTGGAAAAGTAGTCCATATAATACAGTCAAGAGAACCTGCACTGAGGAACTCTAACCCTGATGAGATAGAAATAGACTTCGAAACTTTAAATGCTTCAACACTCAGAGAACTAGAGAAATATGTAGCAACCTGtttgaagaagaaacaaagaaagcagG ATAAAAATCCAACAAAGTCAAAAGAAGAACTTAATTCTGAGAGGAAACAAGAGCTAGAGAAGAGACTATTGGATGTCAATGGTCAACTAAACCCAAAGAAGGAGAGCTTCAAGG tTGAAAACAATGCTGAGTCAAGTACTGAGCCAAGCAGACtgagtgacagcagcagctcctcagattctggcagcagcaccagcagtgaTTCTAGCTCCTCAGATAGCAGTGACTCTGAATCAG AAACCTGTTCAAAACAGACTGGAGCCAGGCAGAACTGTCCAGCTTCTACGGAAAAGTCTAAG AGGACATCCTGCAATGCTGTTCTGCAAGCACAGCCTTCCTCTCTTACTAGTAGCTTGCAAAATCATGGATCATCTGAACTGCAGCAGCAACCTCCCAATGCACCACAAACGTTTCAGTTTAGATCACTTAATCCTTCAGAACAAAATGCTCAGACTCTCTCAG GTATAATCACAGCTGTACCTGCTCTGCATGATGCCCCACACCAGCAAACTCCTCAGAGTACTCCAAAGACAACTCAGTCTTCTGTCACCCACTCCAGAAATGCTCTTCCAGAG GTATCCAACACCATTTTCCAGGTTGACAGTGCTGACTGGAGTAAACAAGCTGAGCAAACAAGACATCTAGACAAATCAAATAAACTTCAAAACAAGACCTGTGTGAGAACTGCTGATTTAACATCCATAAGTCAAGAACAAA GTCATTGTATACCCGATGATAAATGTAATGATAAAAACGTATTAGAGCCAATGTCTGAACTTCTTCCAAGAAAG GATACAGAATTTAAGACTATTGATTCCTGGGTAAGCCTCTGTAAAACGATGAAGATTCCAGCTCCAATAAAAGCCTCTGCTGAGAGCTTCAATCAGTTCAGGGATGCAGTATTAAAGAGGACTGAGCAAGTGCAGGAGTTAAAAAGGCCTCTGGTGCAAGCTGAGAAGGAGCTGCAAAATCTtccacaagaaaacaaaag GGACCATGAAAGCACAGGAGTGGATGCCATGGCAGCAACAGACTGTGagcttgaaaaagaaatacataataGCAAACTGCCCAAAGCTCAACAACATATTCTTGATCAAGACCGTAACTTGGCAAGAAAAATGGAACAAGAACGCAGGAGGAAGGAAGCA ACAGCCTGGATAATTGATGTGAATCTGCAGAGAGATATTATGGCATCTTTCGAAGAATATCTTGAGTGA